Within bacterium, the genomic segment CTCGCCTCTCGCCTCTCGCCCCTCGCCTCTCGCCCCTCGCCGTGTCCACGGTGTGACAGACGTTGGTACAGCCGGGAGCCGTGTAGACCACCGTGGAGGCGCCGCCCGTATTCTGAACACCGTTAAGGTGTGTCGTATCCGTCGAGGCCGGGTGGCACTCGGAGCAGCCGCCGGCCACGAAGGCGGTGTTGTTCACGTGGGCCGTGTGGCGGGCGCCCTCGTTGCCGCTGCTGTTGGGATAACCGTGGCAGCTGGCACAGTTGTCAGCCAGGGCGACTCCCCAGGTGTAGGAGCGGGCCGGGGCCGTCAGGGCAGAGTAACCGATGTTGTGGCACACGTTGGTGGAACAGGTGCCCTTGACCG encodes:
- a CDS encoding CxxxxCH/CxxCH domain-containing protein, with protein sequence TTPASYIWYQSGTSACIMCHVDIPSDTTHNSHVGTAYGRDIGCSDCHEAATNWSTNTKPASGHLNGTFTVSGGVAFTYSGATYPTVKGTCSTNVCHNIGYSALTAPARSYTWGVALADNCASCHGYPNSSGNEGARHTAHVNNTAFVAGGCSECHPASTDTTHLNGVQNTGGASTVVYTAPGCTNVCHTVDTARGERRGARGERR